In the Zestosphaera sp. genome, one interval contains:
- a CDS encoding MATE family efflux transporter, which yields MVRSSATTIDRYRSEIVNGPIIKTLLWLGFPLMLVQLVNVSYNVADAFWLSRYSDVAMAVPRQAWPPFMFFNAFNMAISTANMALLSQYVGARKYEEASNVASKFFTVTLITSLAFGLTYFSLRYPLFYYVIRVPPEIFDDVMSYSGIISLDLMLSGLSITYSTILQSVGDTRTPAIVGGFSALLNIVWDPFLILGIPPFPRMGAAGAALATVLSRLGGIVVLIYLTKRKFPDLRILPTKSIDRLWILRNIRIGGPVFLFHASNSLAFMFQNALINSFGVVVSAAFAIGFIIMDLADAIMWGLTMPVAIMVGQNLGAGNMSRSREIAYKSSLTIASLTALGALAVFLIRSQLISVFTSDTAIFEEALRFLETFVFSLPFFTMFFVGMSVGRGSGHTTVPTVLGVIRLWGIRIGLGYFLAYISGLQSYGIWLAMALSNVVGGLGSVAWIKFGNWTKPIIR from the coding sequence GTGGTTCGCTCTTCAGCAACGACCATAGATAGATATAGGAGTGAGATAGTCAACGGACCTATAATTAAGACTTTATTATGGTTGGGATTCCCACTCATGCTGGTTCAGTTAGTGAATGTGTCTTATAACGTAGCTGACGCGTTCTGGTTGAGCAGGTATAGTGATGTAGCTATGGCAGTACCTAGGCAGGCATGGCCCCCCTTCATGTTCTTCAATGCTTTCAACATGGCTATCTCAACCGCTAACATGGCGCTCCTCTCTCAATATGTTGGTGCTAGAAAGTATGAGGAAGCTAGTAATGTTGCTTCTAAGTTTTTCACTGTAACTTTGATAACTAGTTTAGCTTTCGGCTTAACATACTTCTCACTGAGATATCCTTTGTTCTACTACGTGATTAGAGTCCCGCCAGAGATATTTGATGATGTAATGAGTTATTCAGGTATAATATCACTTGATTTAATGCTTTCCGGACTCTCAATAACTTACTCTACGATACTTCAGTCTGTGGGAGACACTAGAACTCCAGCAATAGTGGGAGGCTTCTCAGCTCTGCTAAACATTGTTTGGGATCCTTTCCTGATACTCGGCATACCTCCTTTCCCTAGGATGGGTGCGGCTGGTGCAGCTCTCGCCACAGTACTTTCTAGACTTGGCGGTATTGTTGTGTTGATTTACTTAACTAAACGTAAGTTTCCTGACTTGAGAATACTTCCTACGAAGAGTATTGATAGATTGTGGATTTTAAGGAATATTCGTATAGGGGGTCCCGTATTCCTGTTTCACGCTTCTAATAGCTTAGCTTTCATGTTTCAGAACGCACTCATAAATTCGTTTGGGGTGGTAGTGTCAGCAGCTTTCGCTATAGGGTTCATAATAATGGATCTCGCTGACGCCATTATGTGGGGCTTGACTATGCCAGTAGCTATAATGGTGGGGCAGAATCTAGGCGCTGGTAACATGAGTAGGTCTCGTGAGATAGCTTACAAGTCATCACTGACTATAGCCTCACTCACGGCTCTTGGTGCTTTAGCAGTATTCTTAATAAGGAGTCAGCTAATCTCTGTATTCACGTCTGACACAGCGATCTTTGAAGAGGCTTTAAGATTTCTTGAGACTTTTGTCTTCAGTTTACCATTCTTTACTATGTTTTTCGTGGGCATGTCTGTAGGTAGGGGATCAGGACACACTACCGTGCCTACAGTGCTAGGCGTGATTAGGTTATGGGGGATTAGGATAGGTTTAGGTTACTTCCTAGCCTACATATCTGGTTTACAGTCTTACGGGATATGGCTTGCCATGGCCTTAAGCAACGTGGTAGGAGGTCTGGGAAGTGTTGCTTGGATAAAGTTCGGGAATTGGACAAAGCCTATAATAAGATAA
- a CDS encoding PadR family transcriptional regulator — protein MVKRRRTQVLRHLILAVLATNPQLHGYGIYKRIVYVTQSVWRPSIGTLYRTLNDMVNEGLITKNSSDSRRLQYEITSTGLEIFLKETLPHATKSAGILTEFLEAYKEIRKRGNLSGLPDELVERLLRLRKALEELISSYVAS, from the coding sequence ATGGTTAAGAGAAGGAGGACACAGGTACTTAGACACTTGATTCTAGCAGTCCTAGCTACTAACCCGCAGCTTCACGGCTACGGAATCTACAAGAGAATAGTGTATGTCACGCAATCTGTGTGGAGACCTTCAATCGGGACTCTCTACAGAACATTAAATGATATGGTTAATGAGGGTCTTATTACAAAGAACAGCAGTGATTCTAGGAGGTTACAGTACGAGATAACTAGCACTGGTCTTGAGATTTTCCTTAAAGAAACACTACCTCATGCAACGAAATCTGCAGGGATACTTACAGAGTTCCTAGAAGCCTATAAAGAGATACGTAAGAGGGGAAATCTCTCAGGATTGCCTGACGAGCTAGTAGAGAGGTTGCTTCGCTTACGTAAAGCATTAGAAGAATTAATAAGCAGTTATGTAGCTAGTTAA
- a CDS encoding ornithine cyclodeaminase family protein has protein sequence MSKILLLRSKELEELLSPEVLIPEIENAFIKYSRNETVTPPRTVMWVEGNWWGVMQSYVPGYGVGVKVVNLIPQNPSRGLPTIQALVTLFDGLNGSPLAVMEGGVLTALRTGAASAVSAKYLAPREAGPIGIIGTGYQARYQLRFVSSVYRTDEVVIYDIRPDQMKSFKTWAENAGFRVVEATSNEDLVKKSKIVIEASTTKEPVILGRWLSKDQHIISIGAHAKDYRALDDEAMIKFSKVVVDSRRAVLDETGDIRIPLEKGLIKQEDVAELGEVSAGLRKGREGDELTLFKSVGLAIQDAATAALAYRLAKSRGLGIEIEL, from the coding sequence ATGTCTAAGATTCTCCTCTTAAGAAGTAAAGAATTAGAAGAGTTATTGAGTCCTGAGGTCTTAATACCTGAGATCGAGAATGCGTTCATCAAGTACTCTAGAAACGAAACTGTAACACCGCCTAGGACTGTTATGTGGGTCGAGGGTAACTGGTGGGGTGTTATGCAGTCTTACGTGCCTGGTTATGGGGTTGGTGTGAAGGTAGTCAACCTAATACCTCAGAACCCTAGTAGGGGTCTTCCAACCATTCAAGCTTTAGTAACTTTATTTGATGGATTAAACGGCTCTCCTCTTGCGGTCATGGAGGGCGGTGTCTTAACAGCCCTGAGGACAGGGGCTGCCAGCGCTGTATCAGCTAAGTACTTAGCTCCTAGAGAGGCTGGTCCTATAGGCATTATAGGGACTGGCTATCAAGCTAGGTATCAGTTGAGATTTGTATCTTCAGTATATAGGACTGATGAGGTCGTGATATACGACATAAGACCTGATCAAATGAAGTCTTTTAAAACTTGGGCAGAGAACGCTGGTTTCAGAGTCGTTGAAGCTACATCAAATGAAGATCTGGTTAAGAAATCCAAGATAGTTATAGAAGCTTCAACTACTAAAGAGCCCGTGATTCTGGGCAGATGGTTAAGTAAGGACCAGCACATAATAAGTATAGGTGCTCACGCTAAAGATTATAGAGCTTTAGATGATGAAGCAATGATTAAGTTTAGCAAGGTGGTGGTTGATTCTAGAAGAGCTGTGCTTGACGAGACAGGCGACATAAGAATACCGCTTGAGAAAGGCTTAATTAAGCAGGAAGACGTAGCTGAGTTAGGGGAGGTTTCTGCCGGGCTCAGGAAAGGTAGAGAGGGTGATGAATTAACGCTGTTTAAGAGTGTGGGTCTCGCTATACAAGACGCGGCTACTGCAGCGTTAGCTTACAGACTAGCTAAGAGTAGGGGACTAGGTATTGAGATAGAACTCTAA
- a CDS encoding radical SAM protein: protein MGHALDTSRCDDLGCWIGKLPEGCNLCIKGLKSVFFVTGACNEKCFYCPISNSRRGKTNAYLNEVLVSGKNDIVLEVLASGSRGVGITGGDPLLAIDYVIEVIRTLKKVLGKSFHIHMYTTGRNLKAEHLDRLSDAGLDELRIHVTGPYSWSALKLALDHSFNTGIENPAIPDFSKLRDLVREGYRLGVQFINLNEMEVSESNYAGILSKGFKINPDGLTVSGSREAALQVMNWVLEEGITLNIHYCPARFKDKYQYRRRLIKRFKRTRLPYEIISREGTVRWIEAPYEDNQLINYLVLSSLALKKGGVIYLSTKLFKKLKNVISTHQQIRVVEAYPTTPRKILNIMYY, encoded by the coding sequence ATGGGTCACGCGCTAGACACGAGCAGATGTGACGACTTAGGTTGCTGGATAGGTAAGCTTCCGGAAGGATGCAACTTATGTATTAAGGGTTTAAAGAGTGTTTTTTTCGTGACTGGAGCATGTAATGAAAAGTGTTTCTACTGCCCTATATCAAACTCTAGGAGAGGAAAAACTAACGCGTATCTTAATGAAGTTCTCGTAAGTGGGAAAAACGATATTGTTTTAGAAGTCTTGGCTTCTGGGTCTAGAGGTGTTGGGATAACTGGGGGAGACCCTCTTCTCGCTATAGATTATGTAATCGAAGTAATAAGAACTTTAAAGAAAGTACTAGGAAAGAGCTTCCACATACACATGTACACTACCGGGAGGAACCTTAAAGCAGAACACCTAGATAGGTTAAGTGATGCAGGACTTGATGAACTGAGAATACACGTGACAGGACCTTACTCATGGAGTGCTTTAAAGCTCGCACTAGATCATAGTTTTAATACAGGCATAGAGAACCCAGCAATACCAGACTTCAGTAAATTGAGAGACCTCGTCAGAGAAGGATATAGGCTCGGCGTTCAGTTCATAAACCTAAACGAGATGGAAGTTAGTGAGTCTAACTATGCTGGAATCTTAAGTAAGGGGTTTAAAATAAACCCTGACGGACTTACAGTCAGTGGTTCCAGAGAAGCAGCTTTACAAGTCATGAATTGGGTGTTAGAAGAGGGCATTACACTAAACATTCATTATTGCCCGGCAAGATTCAAAGATAAGTATCAGTATAGGAGGAGACTCATAAAAAGATTCAAGAGAACAAGACTACCTTATGAAATCATAAGTAGGGAAGGCACAGTTAGATGGATTGAAGCACCCTACGAAGACAATCAGTTAATCAATTACTTAGTGTTATCTAGTCTCGCGTTAAAGAAGGGTGGAGTGATATATTTAAGCACGAAACTCTTCAAGAAGTTAAAAAACGTAATCTCAACACATCAGCAAATCAGAGTAGTTGAGGCTTACCCTACTACACCTAGAAAAATACTGAATATAATGTACTACTAG
- a CDS encoding valine--tRNA ligase: MALEPKVKVKRWSPSIEEELLEKWEKEFEETVIDFLNEDKYVVIDTPPPYPSGEWGVGQAAHYVQIDMVARALRLLGYKVMLPFYADRNGLPGEVTVEKRYGISAHEIANTPEGRLKFLKLVSEVLDEYEASLVKVWKRLGCSYQYWTDGTDSPKYRRLTQATFIDLWNKGLIYEAERPVMWCPRCRTSLAEAEIETKEEDGKLYYIRFVVAETNEDVVIATTRPELLNGCGAVIFHPSDARYKYLEGKHAVVPLYNNVVPIMPSTYANPEFGTGLAMMCSYGDTRDIWFFKEQGLTPKILINSDGTMNENAGFLKGLNVREARKVIVEELRKNNFLIKEEDLKHEVPVCWRCKTPVEYIHVREFFLKQLDFKEDVLRVGNMMDFKPSEHKVKFDTWVTSLKMDWPISRTRFYGTEIPIWRCRKCGHVVFGRYGEYVRPWIDPPPYERCPNCGAPREELVGESRTFDTWFDSSVSVLYVTRWLEDKEAALKALDHALRPQGYDIIRTWLYYSTLRVWLLTGKPPFRWVRISGMGLDPKGRAMHKSLGNIVPPLPYVEKYGADAFRYWAAISGMLGSDYRWSEDVVRSGLAFATKLVNIGRFISFFEEPPLRDSVLKDLDRAMLKYSIAVIKRVLKYYEEFDVFRPINELYALAWDVFASNYLESVKSRAYGLGDYDIKYVNGARYVLHRVFKLILKALHPIMPFVTDYLWRCMYSSSGLRNVTITEEDLRDVGGDEKLVEYLITANSAIWKYKKERNISFAEPLEGTLYLSEEYKAIAYDIKDLHKIKSVVVGAPANISNAVKLAEGIFLVV, encoded by the coding sequence GTGGCGCTAGAGCCGAAAGTAAAAGTTAAGAGGTGGAGTCCCTCTATCGAGGAGGAGTTACTCGAGAAGTGGGAGAAAGAATTTGAAGAGACTGTGATTGATTTTCTAAATGAAGATAAGTACGTTGTTATAGATACGCCGCCGCCTTATCCTTCTGGAGAATGGGGGGTTGGTCAGGCAGCTCATTATGTTCAGATAGATATGGTAGCTCGCGCGTTGAGACTACTCGGGTATAAAGTTATGCTACCTTTTTACGCAGACAGGAATGGCTTGCCTGGTGAGGTAACAGTAGAAAAACGGTACGGGATTTCAGCACATGAGATAGCTAATACTCCTGAGGGCAGACTCAAGTTTCTTAAACTAGTTAGTGAGGTCTTGGACGAGTATGAGGCCTCCTTAGTTAAAGTGTGGAAGAGATTAGGGTGCTCATACCAGTATTGGACTGACGGAACAGACTCACCCAAGTATAGGAGACTAACTCAAGCCACGTTCATTGACTTATGGAATAAGGGTCTCATATACGAGGCTGAGAGACCAGTGATGTGGTGTCCCAGATGTAGGACGTCACTTGCTGAGGCAGAAATAGAGACGAAAGAAGAGGACGGTAAGCTATACTATATCAGGTTTGTAGTCGCAGAAACTAACGAGGATGTAGTGATAGCTACTACTCGACCTGAGCTACTTAATGGATGCGGCGCTGTTATTTTCCATCCCAGCGATGCCAGGTATAAGTATCTTGAGGGGAAGCACGCGGTCGTGCCCTTATATAATAATGTAGTACCTATAATGCCTAGTACGTACGCTAATCCGGAATTCGGGACAGGCCTAGCTATGATGTGTTCTTACGGAGACACTAGAGATATCTGGTTTTTTAAGGAGCAAGGACTTACTCCTAAGATACTCATCAACTCAGACGGTACTATGAACGAGAACGCAGGATTTCTTAAGGGGTTAAACGTTAGAGAAGCTAGGAAGGTTATAGTAGAAGAGTTACGTAAGAATAATTTCTTAATTAAAGAAGAAGACTTGAAACACGAGGTTCCTGTCTGCTGGAGATGTAAGACGCCGGTAGAGTATATCCACGTTAGAGAGTTTTTCTTGAAGCAACTAGATTTTAAAGAAGACGTGCTCAGAGTAGGCAACATGATGGATTTCAAGCCTTCTGAGCATAAAGTGAAGTTTGATACTTGGGTGACTTCACTAAAGATGGATTGGCCTATTTCTAGAACTAGATTCTACGGGACTGAAATACCTATTTGGAGGTGCAGGAAATGCGGACACGTAGTCTTCGGCAGGTACGGGGAGTATGTAAGGCCATGGATAGATCCACCACCTTACGAGAGATGCCCTAATTGTGGTGCTCCACGAGAAGAACTAGTGGGTGAGTCTAGAACTTTCGACACGTGGTTTGATTCATCTGTTAGTGTCTTATATGTAACTAGGTGGCTTGAGGATAAGGAAGCAGCCCTTAAAGCACTAGATCACGCGCTCAGACCTCAAGGATACGATATAATAAGAACCTGGCTCTACTACTCCACACTGCGTGTCTGGTTACTCACTGGTAAGCCTCCTTTTAGGTGGGTCAGGATCTCTGGCATGGGTTTAGACCCTAAGGGTAGGGCCATGCACAAGTCTCTCGGCAATATTGTCCCGCCACTACCGTACGTCGAGAAGTACGGTGCTGATGCGTTCAGGTATTGGGCAGCAATTTCTGGAATGCTTGGAAGCGATTATAGATGGTCAGAAGACGTGGTTAGGAGTGGACTAGCTTTCGCAACTAAGCTAGTTAATATAGGAAGGTTTATTTCATTCTTCGAAGAACCTCCTTTAAGGGATTCTGTTTTAAAGGACCTGGATAGAGCTATGCTTAAGTACTCTATAGCAGTGATTAAGAGAGTACTTAAGTATTATGAGGAATTTGATGTTTTTAGACCGATAAATGAGCTGTACGCTCTAGCGTGGGATGTTTTCGCGTCGAACTATCTCGAGAGTGTTAAGTCGAGGGCTTATGGCTTAGGAGATTATGACATTAAGTACGTGAATGGGGCTAGGTACGTCCTACACAGAGTCTTCAAACTGATATTGAAGGCCCTGCACCCGATAATGCCTTTCGTTACAGATTATTTATGGAGGTGTATGTACTCTAGTAGTGGGTTAAGAAATGTTACGATAACTGAGGAAGACTTGAGAGACGTAGGTGGTGATGAGAAGCTAGTAGAGTATCTAATAACAGCTAACTCAGCTATATGGAAGTATAAGAAAGAGCGGAACATATCGTTCGCTGAACCATTAGAGGGCACACTTTACCTATCAGAGGAGTATAAGGCGATAGCATACGACATCAAAGACTTGCATAAAATTAAATCGGTAGTTGTAGGCGCTCCCGCCAATATAAGTAATGCCGTGAAGCTAGCTGAGGGTATCTTCCTAGTAGTCTAG
- a CDS encoding myo-inositol-1-phosphate synthase yields MSIKVVMLGAGYVTAHLATGLERLKKGLVEPYGIPLAKYVLPYDLKDIEIVGVYDVDEGKVGKTLYDVAKEVMGSEYPVPEELKTITIRRGIRRKSTDGLNMRAKGLDDLMSYEDSLKTLLGEWLDLRPDVIVNVITTEYGEEYFDESVALDRILKGDVPATHSYAYVASLYAKARGSVAFVNAIPTPVANNPGLLKLLEESGVVVFGDDGATGATPLTADLIEHLAERNRLIEFIVQFNIGGNTDFYALTRHDRNHMKELTKNSMIKDITGYEVPAFIKPTGYLEPLGDKKYVAMHIEYISFNGFRDSIYINARINDSPALAGILCDLIRLGKISIDKGLRGTVYEVNAFYMKRPGPRGSPNIAKNKAYELLLNKFGLTR; encoded by the coding sequence ATGTCGATAAAAGTAGTGATGTTAGGTGCCGGGTACGTCACTGCTCACTTAGCTACAGGACTAGAAAGACTTAAGAAAGGGCTTGTCGAGCCTTACGGAATACCCCTAGCTAAATACGTGCTTCCGTATGACCTGAAAGATATTGAGATAGTAGGGGTTTATGATGTTGACGAAGGTAAGGTTGGTAAGACTCTATACGATGTAGCTAAGGAAGTCATGGGTAGTGAGTACCCAGTACCTGAGGAGCTTAAAACAATAACTATTAGGAGAGGGATAAGAAGAAAATCTACAGACGGGTTAAATATGCGGGCTAAGGGGCTAGACGACCTAATGAGTTACGAGGATAGCTTAAAAACTTTATTAGGTGAGTGGCTAGATTTAAGACCTGACGTCATAGTTAACGTAATAACTACAGAGTATGGTGAGGAGTACTTTGATGAGTCAGTAGCTCTTGACAGAATCTTGAAGGGAGACGTGCCAGCCACGCACTCTTACGCGTATGTAGCCTCTCTATACGCTAAAGCTAGAGGTAGTGTAGCTTTCGTCAATGCAATACCAACACCTGTAGCAAACAACCCGGGGCTACTCAAACTCCTCGAGGAGTCAGGTGTTGTAGTTTTTGGTGATGACGGAGCTACTGGAGCAACTCCCTTAACAGCTGACCTGATAGAGCATTTAGCAGAAAGAAATAGGCTGATAGAATTCATAGTGCAGTTTAACATAGGAGGTAATACAGACTTCTACGCTCTTACAAGGCACGACAGGAACCACATGAAAGAACTTACTAAGAATAGCATGATAAAAGACATTACAGGCTATGAAGTTCCTGCGTTCATAAAGCCTACGGGATACCTAGAACCTCTAGGAGATAAGAAGTATGTCGCTATGCATATAGAATATATAAGCTTTAACGGCTTCAGAGACTCAATATACATAAACGCTAGAATAAATGACTCCCCAGCCCTAGCAGGAATCTTGTGTGACCTAATAAGGTTAGGCAAGATATCCATAGATAAAGGGTTGAGAGGGACTGTATACGAAGTTAATGCGTTTTACATGAAGAGACCGGGACCCCGAGGATCTCCTAACATAGCTAAAAACAAAGCATACGAGTTACTACTCAATAAGTTTGGGTTAACACGATAG
- a CDS encoding isoaspartyl peptidase/L-asparaginase, with protein MKGVLVVHCGAGTWRSVDEEVIRKVIQDALRRGTDVLESGGSALDAVVEATISLEDSGVLNAGLGSVPDLRGGISMDAGVMDGWSSRAGAVAAVTYPKNPVLLARKVLELTDHVLLAGNAADELAARLGLSKHPGLSERVKKRYEEVLKKALSGDAVFKKSFELAQKLGYFDTVGAVALDSAGKLAAAVSTGGVILKLPGRVGDSAVPGAGFFANRYGAAVATGIGETIIMSMLSFKAVNLISEGYLADTAARLAIQYHTSIYGKDTAGLIALDYRGNAYGAYNTQAMPWGYARAETKEVIISGFRRS; from the coding sequence ATGAAGGGTGTTTTAGTAGTTCATTGCGGAGCCGGGACTTGGAGGAGCGTTGATGAAGAAGTTATAAGGAAAGTAATACAAGATGCGCTGAGAAGAGGTACTGACGTACTAGAAAGTGGAGGTTCAGCTCTAGACGCGGTTGTCGAAGCTACTATATCATTAGAGGATTCAGGAGTTCTAAACGCCGGTCTCGGCTCGGTACCTGACTTAAGGGGCGGCATATCAATGGATGCTGGAGTAATGGATGGGTGGAGTAGTCGTGCAGGGGCTGTTGCTGCGGTCACGTATCCTAAGAACCCAGTACTCTTAGCTCGCAAAGTTCTTGAATTAACAGACCACGTTTTATTAGCTGGCAACGCTGCTGATGAACTAGCAGCCAGGTTAGGTCTTTCTAAGCACCCAGGACTATCTGAAAGAGTTAAGAAGCGTTATGAAGAAGTACTCAAGAAAGCGTTATCAGGCGACGCAGTATTCAAGAAGAGTTTTGAGTTAGCTCAGAAACTAGGATATTTCGACACTGTAGGTGCAGTCGCTCTAGATAGTGCAGGTAAACTAGCTGCAGCAGTGTCTACTGGCGGCGTAATCTTAAAGCTCCCAGGACGTGTCGGCGACTCCGCGGTTCCTGGCGCGGGATTCTTTGCTAACAGATATGGCGCTGCAGTGGCTACAGGAATAGGTGAGACAATAATAATGAGTATGTTATCATTTAAGGCAGTAAACCTGATTAGTGAGGGTTACTTAGCTGACACTGCTGCTCGCTTAGCTATCCAGTACCATACATCTATATATGGTAAAGACACTGCCGGGCTCATAGCACTAGATTATAGAGGTAACGCATACGGCGCCTACAATACGCAGGCAATGCCGTGGGGTTACGCAAGAGCAGAAACAAAAGAGGTCATAATTTCTGGGTTTAGGAGGTCGTAA
- the folE gene encoding GTP cyclohydrolase I yields the protein MSNKDLNDRFEKLKDLIREFIKLIGDNPDRPELKDTPERVARMWLEELALGYGKDPDEYLKYFHVNSANYISTNRLVAVLNIPVRSICEHHLLPFYGNAYVVYVPSGEVFGLSKFARVINVFARRLQIQERLTEEIADYLFGKLKTRGLLIMIEAIHTCALIRGVEEPLTMITLTTRGELSTDRELREEALKIIKEKKTPKKLTTS from the coding sequence GTGAGTAACAAAGACTTAAACGATAGGTTTGAGAAACTTAAGGACCTTATAAGAGAATTCATAAAGCTTATTGGGGACAACCCCGATAGACCTGAACTCAAGGACACGCCAGAACGAGTGGCCAGGATGTGGCTTGAAGAACTAGCTCTAGGCTATGGGAAAGACCCGGACGAATACTTAAAGTACTTCCATGTTAACTCGGCAAATTACATAAGCACTAACAGACTCGTTGCTGTGCTCAACATACCTGTTAGGTCTATATGTGAGCATCACTTACTCCCATTCTATGGGAATGCTTACGTGGTTTACGTCCCGAGTGGTGAAGTGTTCGGGCTGAGTAAGTTTGCTAGAGTCATTAACGTTTTTGCTAGAAGGTTGCAAATCCAAGAAAGATTAACGGAAGAAATAGCTGACTACTTATTCGGAAAGCTTAAAACTAGAGGACTCTTGATAATGATAGAAGCTATACATACGTGTGCTTTGATACGGGGAGTAGAAGAACCCTTAACCATGATCACTCTCACAACAAGAGGCGAGTTAAGTACAGACAGAGAATTACGTGAAGAAGCATTAAAAATCATAAAAGAAAAGAAGACCCCAAAAAAGCTTACGACCTCCTAA
- a CDS encoding cation transporter: protein MLAIILFFSSLGGVFKILGGILYGSKAVFVDAMTSIANLLALLLAIRYWRNSLKPPDEDHHFGHYKLAFGGSISTLMIYSFVAGLVTLKLIELREYTVSLEAPLMAFLGVLCYVVAISVSRRLKGIFIHYSKFTVSELIEGAVVVTSSLAGALLSYLIDYVGALILALYIFYELREVFSEVMNYVGDTAPSLDVVRVVEEEFSKNNLSLGSIRLRNVDGSHYQGAATVLVSPEDDIVVLSERVGKVKEALHGLGIDLTIEFKLRTPKVSIEYGE from the coding sequence ATGCTAGCTATAATCCTTTTTTTCTCGAGTTTAGGAGGAGTCTTCAAGATTTTAGGAGGTATTCTTTACGGCTCTAAAGCTGTCTTTGTTGATGCGATGACTTCCATAGCTAACTTGCTAGCGTTGTTGCTAGCTATAAGGTACTGGAGGAACAGTCTTAAGCCTCCAGATGAGGACCATCACTTCGGTCACTATAAATTAGCTTTTGGAGGCTCTATATCTACTTTAATGATCTACTCTTTCGTTGCTGGTTTGGTAACGCTTAAGTTGATTGAGTTAAGAGAGTATACGGTATCTTTAGAAGCTCCCTTAATGGCTTTCTTAGGAGTACTGTGTTACGTGGTCGCAATATCTGTTTCTAGGAGATTAAAAGGAATTTTTATACACTACTCTAAGTTTACGGTAAGCGAGTTAATCGAGGGTGCGGTAGTTGTTACTTCCTCTCTTGCCGGCGCGCTACTTAGTTACTTGATAGACTATGTTGGTGCGTTAATTCTTGCGTTATACATCTTTTACGAGTTAAGAGAGGTCTTCTCTGAGGTCATGAATTACGTGGGTGATACTGCCCCTTCGTTAGATGTGGTGAGGGTTGTTGAAGAAGAGTTTAGCAAAAATAACTTGAGTTTAGGTAGCATACGTTTAAGAAATGTTGATGGCTCACACTATCAAGGCGCCGCGACAGTTTTAGTTAGTCCCGAAGACGATATAGTAGTCTTAAGTGAGAGAGTTGGTAAGGTTAAAGAGGCGTTACACGGTCTCGGCATTGATTTAACAATCGAGTTTAAGTTACGTACTCCAAAGGTGAGTATTGAGTATGGTGAGTAA